The following coding sequences lie in one Oceanicola sp. 502str15 genomic window:
- a CDS encoding integrase arm-type DNA-binding domain-containing protein, whose product MMPLTDAAIRNLGPRDKPYKVFDGHGLFILVNPSGSLLWRFRYRFNGREKLLSLGSYPLIGLKLAREKRDDARRLLVDGYDPSAERQKRRREEEPERELTFGDLSIEYMEKLRLEGRAEQTLRKQQWLIDLTLPRLGSMEVTEIRAPDVLSCLKEQEAEGKFETAARMRTTVGSVIRYAIASGRAVNDPTAALKGALVRPTKSHRSAILDRTQLGRLLLDIKKYHGEPKTAIALQLLAMLATRPGELRLANWSEFDLAAAIWRVPADRTKTRRPHRVPLPVQALELLQELEMFRMKSGLLFSSTQNWKRPISSNTLNVALRRMGYSKETMTAHGFRATFSTLANESGRWNSDAIERALGHVEGNEVRRAYARGEYWEERVELAQWWADQLDSYALEAAKERLV is encoded by the coding sequence ATGATGCCCCTGACTGACGCCGCCATAAGGAACCTCGGACCGCGGGATAAGCCCTACAAGGTCTTTGATGGCCACGGTCTATTCATCCTCGTGAACCCGAGCGGCTCACTGCTCTGGCGGTTTCGCTATCGCTTCAACGGTCGTGAGAAACTGCTATCGCTCGGTTCGTACCCGCTCATTGGCCTCAAGCTCGCCCGTGAGAAGCGGGATGATGCCCGTCGTCTACTTGTTGACGGCTACGACCCATCGGCAGAACGCCAGAAGCGCCGTCGAGAGGAAGAGCCTGAGCGTGAGTTGACCTTCGGGGACCTCTCCATCGAGTACATGGAGAAGCTCCGGTTGGAGGGTCGTGCGGAGCAGACCTTGCGCAAACAGCAATGGCTGATCGACCTGACCCTGCCGCGGCTCGGCTCCATGGAGGTCACGGAGATCCGCGCGCCCGACGTGCTCTCTTGCCTGAAAGAGCAGGAGGCGGAAGGCAAGTTCGAGACTGCAGCCCGGATGAGGACCACCGTCGGGTCTGTCATTCGATACGCGATTGCGAGCGGCCGTGCAGTCAATGACCCGACTGCGGCCCTGAAAGGCGCACTTGTGCGGCCGACGAAAAGCCACCGCTCAGCGATCCTAGACAGAACCCAACTGGGGCGTCTGCTGCTCGACATCAAGAAATACCACGGTGAGCCAAAGACAGCCATTGCGCTGCAGCTCCTGGCGATGCTTGCGACCAGACCGGGTGAACTCAGGTTGGCCAACTGGAGTGAGTTCGACCTAGCGGCCGCGATATGGCGAGTGCCGGCCGATCGTACGAAGACGCGGAGGCCCCACCGTGTGCCCTTGCCGGTGCAAGCGTTAGAACTGCTTCAAGAACTGGAAATGTTCCGAATGAAGAGTGGCTTGCTGTTCTCGTCGACACAGAACTGGAAACGGCCGATCTCCTCTAACACTCTCAATGTCGCGCTGCGCCGCATGGGATACAGTAAGGAAACCATGACTGCCCATGGGTTCCGCGCCACCTTTTCTACTTTGGCGAATGAGTCTGGCAGGTGGAACTCGGATGCAATCGAGCGTGCGCTGGGTCATGTGGAGGGCAATGAAGTGAGGCGAGCCTATGCCCGCGGCGAATACTGGGAGGAACGAGTTGAGTTAGCCCAATGGTGGGCCGATCAGCTGGATTCCTATGCTTTGGAAGCCGCGAAGGAGAGGCTCGTATGA
- a CDS encoding virulence-associated E family protein, with protein MQRNTRKLPNKDIRFALGSAENLGKATNLTEPLTKFSRRFQKPLVTPEKRHEFLKKNDRQQNYLKGIAGWFMRAEVEKGKRNRRSIEPGDLLTFDIDYATPEFMEKLQAGKVLPGIALFVHTTRSHTPEKPRLRLILPLKIQIASERYAAVNRIVSQLIDPEMELIDKVSARVAQMMYLPTCSSDMEKHFVYYEQHGALADWEKAVASWEAKNGSSEDLSKLPRYAGEGELREIAEKAEDPLEKDGIVGTFCRAYSITELVLGKDGEEPLLGDCYEITEWKDGVATRMTYLHGSTSNGAVVYDDKFVFSHHGSDPGQEQLLNAYDLMRVHKFNSLEDDQDAPMKDRDSVKAINKHVIDLPGYQLQAVEERYDLEEMFSDDDDQSWVEDATEDDEDEQRKAKLLEGLEASRAADKKNEDEELAARAMELLGVQIETRDPRTRYKRMLASKPPKNWVATELELGTDGAIKSTLHNIATIVKNDPRFYRKIAWNDFSKQTVLLADIKTKSDTIPTVACDDTENGMLWNDIYDITIRAVVEAPNGRGKPGYGFKVSDRDLVGGVKLAARNNAFHPIKELLGEARERDWDGKDRISTFLHDVAGAEVNQYTADVMRTMMMASIARIYCPGHKFDYAIILEGSQGIGKSTLIKHLYYEDYFGELDAKLDDRREAAEQIAGKWVMELPELGSLHKADHNSAKQFMRREDDDVREAYGRTVSRFPRQCVFWGTTNDDEYLRDPTGNRSYWPVKCNGFINLVRVIQERDQLWAQAIREYDELCQKYPMNRLPLTLTGDALEDAKKRQESARSKEMWEEWVEDIIEWVYKPVQLGFLAAENGWHYIDELSDETERYVVRTSFSQQQAAHGALGLRKGAFTNPTQQTAWNKAKKELGRRGWITGYQCRIQGHRQRWYFPPGLTETARVMGYSFADDAEHTGDSSTPNPNDGDHLI; from the coding sequence ATGCAGCGCAACACCAGAAAACTGCCCAACAAGGACATACGGTTCGCGTTGGGGTCGGCTGAAAACCTCGGAAAAGCCACGAATCTCACAGAGCCCCTGACCAAGTTCTCTCGTCGATTCCAGAAGCCTCTGGTCACACCCGAGAAGCGCCACGAATTTCTGAAGAAGAACGACAGGCAGCAGAACTACCTCAAAGGCATCGCGGGCTGGTTCATGCGGGCCGAAGTCGAGAAGGGGAAGCGGAACCGGCGGTCCATCGAGCCGGGCGACCTCCTGACCTTCGACATCGACTACGCCACGCCCGAGTTCATGGAGAAGCTGCAAGCAGGCAAGGTCCTGCCAGGTATCGCCCTCTTCGTCCACACCACCCGCAGCCACACTCCAGAGAAGCCCCGGCTCCGACTGATTCTCCCCCTCAAAATCCAGATCGCCTCCGAGCGCTACGCGGCCGTCAACCGGATCGTGTCGCAGCTGATCGACCCCGAGATGGAGCTGATCGACAAGGTGAGCGCCCGGGTCGCCCAGATGATGTATCTGCCGACCTGCTCATCGGACATGGAGAAGCACTTCGTCTACTACGAGCAGCACGGAGCGCTCGCGGACTGGGAGAAGGCCGTGGCCAGTTGGGAGGCCAAGAACGGCTCCAGCGAGGACCTGTCCAAGCTGCCGCGCTACGCGGGCGAGGGCGAGCTGCGCGAGATCGCGGAGAAGGCCGAGGACCCGCTGGAGAAAGACGGAATCGTCGGCACCTTCTGCCGGGCCTACAGCATCACCGAGCTGGTGTTGGGTAAGGATGGCGAAGAGCCCCTGCTGGGCGACTGCTACGAGATCACCGAATGGAAGGATGGGGTCGCCACCCGAATGACCTACCTCCACGGCTCCACGTCCAACGGCGCGGTGGTCTACGACGACAAATTCGTCTTCTCGCACCATGGCTCCGACCCGGGGCAGGAGCAGCTGCTCAACGCCTACGATCTGATGCGGGTCCACAAGTTCAACTCGCTCGAAGACGACCAAGACGCGCCGATGAAGGACCGGGACTCGGTCAAGGCCATCAACAAGCATGTCATCGACCTCCCGGGCTACCAGCTGCAAGCCGTAGAGGAGCGCTACGACCTCGAAGAGATGTTCTCCGACGACGACGACCAGAGCTGGGTCGAGGACGCCACGGAGGACGACGAGGACGAGCAGCGCAAGGCCAAGCTGCTGGAGGGTCTGGAAGCCTCTCGGGCGGCCGACAAGAAGAACGAGGACGAGGAGCTGGCGGCCCGCGCCATGGAGCTGCTGGGCGTCCAGATCGAGACCCGGGACCCCCGGACCCGCTACAAGCGGATGCTGGCCTCCAAGCCCCCGAAGAACTGGGTGGCGACCGAGCTGGAGCTGGGGACTGATGGCGCGATCAAGTCGACCCTCCACAACATTGCTACCATCGTGAAGAACGACCCGCGCTTCTATCGCAAGATCGCGTGGAACGACTTCTCGAAGCAGACGGTGCTGCTGGCCGACATCAAGACCAAGAGCGACACGATCCCGACCGTGGCCTGTGACGACACCGAGAACGGAATGCTCTGGAACGACATCTATGACATCACGATCCGAGCCGTGGTCGAGGCCCCCAACGGGCGCGGCAAGCCCGGCTACGGCTTCAAGGTCTCCGACCGTGATCTCGTGGGGGGCGTGAAGCTGGCGGCCCGGAACAACGCCTTCCACCCCATCAAGGAGCTGCTGGGTGAGGCACGGGAGCGCGACTGGGACGGCAAGGATCGCATCAGCACCTTCCTCCACGACGTCGCCGGGGCCGAAGTCAACCAATACACCGCTGACGTCATGCGGACCATGATGATGGCCAGCATCGCCCGCATCTACTGCCCGGGCCACAAGTTCGACTACGCCATCATCCTCGAAGGATCGCAGGGCATCGGCAAGTCGACCCTCATCAAGCATCTCTACTACGAGGACTACTTCGGGGAACTGGACGCCAAGCTCGACGACCGGCGCGAGGCGGCCGAGCAGATCGCCGGGAAGTGGGTCATGGAGCTGCCCGAGCTGGGATCGCTCCACAAGGCCGACCACAACTCCGCGAAGCAGTTCATGCGCCGCGAGGACGACGACGTGCGGGAGGCTTACGGCCGCACCGTGTCGCGCTTCCCCCGGCAATGCGTCTTCTGGGGCACGACCAACGACGACGAGTATCTGCGCGACCCCACCGGGAACCGGAGCTATTGGCCGGTGAAGTGCAATGGCTTCATCAACCTCGTCCGCGTGATCCAAGAGCGGGATCAGCTCTGGGCGCAGGCGATCCGGGAATACGACGAGCTGTGCCAGAAGTATCCCATGAACCGGCTCCCGCTGACCCTGACCGGCGACGCGCTCGAAGACGCCAAGAAGCGGCAGGAGAGCGCCCGGTCGAAAGAGATGTGGGAGGAGTGGGTCGAGGACATCATCGAGTGGGTCTACAAGCCCGTCCAGCTCGGCTTCCTCGCGGCCGAGAATGGCTGGCACTACATCGACGAGCTGAGCGACGAGACAGAGCGCTACGTGGTTCGCACGTCCTTCAGCCAGCAGCAGGCCGCTCACGGCGCTCTGGGGCTCCGGAAAGGGGCCTTCACCAACCCGACGCAGCAGACCGCATGGAACAAGGCCAAGAAGGAGCTGGGGAGGCGGGGCTGGATCACAGGCTACCAGTGCCGCATCCAAGGCCACAGGCAGCGGTGGTATTTCCCCCCCGGGCTGACTGAGACCGCCCGGGTGATGGGCTATTCCTTTGCGGACGATGCGGAACACACCGGAGATTCATCTACCCCCAACCCCAACGACGGAGACCACCTGATATGA
- a CDS encoding WcaI family glycosyltransferase: MFGLVRSVQVREVQGEVMKLLFLGINYDPEIISIAVYSSGLCDYMARHGVETKVVTAKPYFPHWRVFEGWRGPFWKRRKTESGADVVHCPLYVPRKPTGAKRILHHASFALTAAPVTLWRALVWRPDVVFVIGPSLVAAPVGWLAARIGGAKAWLHVQDFEVEAAFATGLIKEESRTGRAAKAFERWVLRRFDKASSISRPMLDKLRQKEVPEERIYELRNWANLEKVTPIEGVSPMKAELGIETPYVALYSGNLANKQGLEVLPEMARHLAHREDLTLMICGDGPMRDELVNMAEGLSNIRFLPLQPLEKLSDLLGVADVHLLPQIAGAADVMLPSKLTNMLASGRPVLATAHAGTALGDEVEGAGVLTPPGDGKAAAAAVESLLNDPTRRAEFGLTARHRALERWDMDAILGNLHIEFEKLTSRQAALVSAE, encoded by the coding sequence ATGTTCGGGCTCGTGCGCAGTGTTCAAGTTCGAGAAGTGCAAGGTGAAGTGATGAAGCTGTTATTCCTCGGTATCAACTACGATCCCGAGATCATCTCCATCGCCGTCTACTCGTCCGGCCTCTGCGACTACATGGCAAGGCATGGGGTCGAGACCAAGGTCGTCACTGCCAAACCCTACTTCCCGCATTGGCGCGTCTTCGAAGGTTGGCGTGGGCCGTTCTGGAAGCGGCGCAAGACAGAGTCTGGCGCGGACGTTGTTCACTGCCCGCTGTACGTGCCGCGCAAGCCCACCGGGGCTAAGCGCATCCTGCACCATGCCAGCTTTGCACTGACGGCAGCGCCGGTCACGCTCTGGCGCGCGCTCGTCTGGCGGCCGGACGTAGTTTTCGTGATAGGACCGTCGTTGGTGGCGGCTCCCGTAGGCTGGCTGGCGGCGCGGATCGGCGGCGCCAAGGCTTGGCTGCATGTCCAGGACTTCGAGGTCGAGGCAGCCTTCGCCACTGGATTGATCAAGGAGGAGAGCCGAACGGGACGCGCAGCCAAGGCCTTCGAGCGCTGGGTGCTCCGCCGCTTCGACAAGGCCAGCTCGATCTCCCGCCCAATGCTCGACAAGCTGCGGCAGAAAGAGGTGCCCGAGGAACGGATCTATGAACTTCGCAACTGGGCCAACCTCGAGAAGGTAACGCCGATCGAGGGAGTGTCGCCGATGAAGGCGGAACTCGGGATCGAGACACCCTACGTGGCGCTGTACTCCGGCAACCTCGCCAACAAGCAGGGGCTCGAGGTTCTGCCGGAGATGGCACGTCATCTCGCCCACCGCGAAGACCTCACTCTGATGATCTGCGGCGATGGCCCGATGAGGGATGAGCTGGTGAACATGGCCGAAGGATTGAGCAACATCCGCTTCCTACCCTTGCAACCGCTCGAAAAACTGAGTGACCTCCTCGGCGTCGCCGACGTCCACCTGCTCCCCCAGATCGCCGGAGCCGCCGACGTGATGCTCCCCTCCAAGCTCACCAACATGCTCGCTTCCGGCCGCCCGGTGCTGGCCACGGCCCACGCGGGCACGGCCTTGGGAGACGAAGTCGAGGGGGCCGGGGTCTTGACCCCTCCCGGCGACGGGAAAGCTGCCGCAGCGGCCGTAGAGTCCCTTCTGAACGACCCCACCCGCCGAGCCGAATTCGGACTAACGGCGCGCCACCGCGCACTCGAGCGCTGGGACATGGACGCTATCCTCGGAAACCTGCATATCGAATTCGAGAAACTGACAAGCCGCCAGGCGGCCCTGGTCAGCGCGGAATGA
- the gmd gene encoding GDP-mannose 4,6-dehydratase: protein MKKALITGITGQDGSYLAEFLLEKGYEVHGIKRRASLFNTQRVDHIYQDPHVEHQRLKLHYGDLSDSSNLTRLLSDIQPDEVYNLGAQSHVAVSFEAPEYTADVDAMGTLRLLEAIRFLGLEKKTRFYQASTSELYGLVQETPQRETTPFYPRSPYAVAKLYAYWITVNYRESYGMYACNGILFNHESPRRGETFVTRKITRGLANIAMGLEPCLYMGNIDALRDWGHAKDYVRMQWMMLQQEQAEDFVIATGKQYSVREFIQWTAAELSMELEFYGEGVEETATVVKVDNNMAPAVKPGDVVMRIDPRYFRPAEVETLLGAPKKAKEKLGWVPEITAQEMCAEMVGDDLKSARRVALLKEHGLELPVSLEG, encoded by the coding sequence ATGAAGAAAGCCCTCATTACGGGGATCACGGGCCAAGATGGCTCCTACCTGGCCGAGTTCTTGCTTGAGAAGGGCTACGAGGTGCATGGCATCAAGCGCCGCGCCTCGCTGTTCAACACCCAGCGGGTCGACCACATCTACCAGGACCCCCACGTCGAGCATCAGCGGCTGAAGTTGCACTATGGCGACCTTAGCGACTCCTCCAATCTGACGCGCCTGCTGTCGGATATCCAACCCGATGAAGTCTACAACCTCGGCGCGCAGAGCCACGTGGCGGTGAGCTTCGAAGCGCCTGAGTATACCGCCGACGTCGACGCGATGGGCACTCTACGCCTGCTGGAGGCAATCCGCTTTCTCGGGTTGGAAAAGAAGACCCGCTTCTACCAAGCCTCCACCTCCGAACTCTATGGCCTGGTGCAGGAGACCCCCCAGCGCGAAACCACGCCCTTCTACCCGCGCTCGCCCTATGCCGTGGCCAAACTCTACGCCTACTGGATCACGGTGAACTACCGCGAGAGTTACGGGATGTATGCCTGCAACGGCATCCTCTTCAATCACGAGAGCCCACGGCGCGGCGAAACCTTCGTGACCCGCAAGATCACCCGCGGCCTCGCCAATATAGCGATGGGGCTGGAGCCCTGCCTCTACATGGGCAACATCGACGCCCTGCGGGACTGGGGCCATGCCAAAGACTACGTGCGGATGCAGTGGATGATGTTGCAGCAGGAACAGGCGGAGGACTTCGTGATCGCCACCGGCAAGCAGTATTCGGTCCGCGAGTTCATCCAGTGGACGGCGGCGGAGCTGTCGATGGAGTTGGAGTTTTATGGCGAGGGTGTTGAGGAGACGGCCACCGTGGTGAAGGTTGACAACAACATGGCCCCGGCGGTGAAGCCGGGCGATGTGGTGATGCGGATCGACCCGCGCTATTTCCGGCCTGCTGAAGTGGAGACGCTGCTGGGGGCGCCGAAGAAGGCGAAGGAGAAGCTGGGCTGGGTGCCGGAGATCACGGCGCAAGAGATGTGCGCGGAGATGGTGGGGGATGATTTGAAATCGGCTCGACGAGTGGCTCTGCTCAAAGAGCACGGGTTGGAGCTGCCGGTGAGCTTGGAGGGGTAG
- a CDS encoding mannitol dehydrogenase family protein, producing the protein MRLAGLDGLPDAVSRPGYTPADHGIGIVHLGLGAFHKAHQAAATDAALAAEDGNWRICGVSLRSPEAAAQLGPQNGFYTLIERSAEGSRAQVIGSIAQALCLGPDRAEVLAALTAPTTRIVSLTVTEKGYGLSRATGGVDEAHPAIAHDLAAPEAPIGVAGLLVWALKARRAEGTPPFTVLCSDNLPENGHLVRGLLVDFARRTAPEMAEFIASEVAFPSTMVDRITPAATPETLAAAEAMLGVRDEAAVETEAFTQWVIEDHFPTGRPAWEAAGAMFVADVKPYEEMKLRMLNGAHSMLAYAGFLAGHRHVSDVMQDAPLAALVRRHIVAAAATLPPLAGVDLAAYTEALTVRFANPHLRHQTYQIAMDGTEKLPQRILSPTEAAISKGHSIEPFAFAIAAWMRYAMGKTEAGETYALRDPREDELRQLIAVTDDTATIVSNLMGLPGLFPTSLAACPDLHRSVTSKLETMCQNGMANAISIEARESSRDPGRRGQRRESA; encoded by the coding sequence ATGAGGCTGGCGGGCCTGGACGGTCTGCCCGACGCCGTCTCCCGGCCCGGCTACACGCCCGCCGATCACGGCATAGGCATCGTCCACCTCGGCCTCGGCGCTTTCCACAAGGCGCATCAGGCCGCCGCGACGGATGCCGCGCTGGCGGCGGAGGACGGCAATTGGCGCATCTGCGGCGTCAGCCTGCGCAGTCCCGAGGCCGCCGCCCAGCTCGGCCCCCAGAACGGGTTCTACACGCTGATTGAGCGCAGTGCGGAGGGCAGCCGCGCCCAGGTGATCGGCTCCATCGCACAGGCGCTCTGCCTCGGCCCGGACCGTGCCGAGGTGCTGGCCGCGCTGACGGCCCCCACGACCCGCATCGTCAGCCTTACCGTGACCGAAAAGGGCTATGGTCTCAGCCGCGCCACCGGCGGTGTGGACGAGGCCCACCCGGCCATCGCCCATGACCTCGCCGCCCCCGAAGCGCCCATCGGCGTGGCCGGTCTGCTGGTCTGGGCGCTGAAGGCCCGCCGCGCCGAAGGCACCCCGCCATTCACCGTGCTCTGCAGCGACAACCTCCCGGAGAACGGCCACCTCGTCCGCGGGCTGCTAGTGGATTTCGCCCGACGCACCGCGCCCGAGATGGCCGAGTTCATCGCCAGCGAGGTCGCCTTCCCCTCCACCATGGTCGATCGCATCACCCCCGCCGCCACACCCGAAACGCTTGCCGCGGCCGAAGCGATGCTTGGCGTCCGCGATGAGGCCGCTGTTGAAACCGAGGCCTTCACCCAATGGGTGATCGAAGACCACTTCCCCACCGGCCGCCCGGCCTGGGAAGCGGCAGGCGCGATGTTCGTCGCCGATGTGAAGCCCTACGAGGAAATGAAGCTGCGAATGCTCAACGGCGCGCATTCGATGCTAGCCTACGCGGGCTTTCTCGCCGGCCACCGCCATGTTTCGGACGTGATGCAGGATGCCCCTCTGGCCGCACTCGTGCGCCGTCACATCGTCGCTGCCGCCGCGACCCTGCCGCCGCTGGCGGGCGTGGACCTCGCCGCCTATACCGAGGCACTCACCGTGCGTTTTGCAAACCCGCATCTGCGGCACCAAACCTACCAGATCGCCATGGACGGCACCGAGAAGCTGCCTCAACGCATACTCTCCCCCACCGAGGCGGCAATATCCAAGGGCCACTCAATCGAGCCATTCGCCTTCGCCATCGCCGCCTGGATGCGTTACGCAATGGGCAAGACCGAGGCGGGAGAGACCTACGCATTGCGGGACCCGCGAGAGGACGAACTGCGGCAGCTGATCGCAGTCACAGATGACACGGCGACAATCGTCTCCAACCTGATGGGCCTCCCGGGCCTCTTCCCGACGTCGCTCGCCGCATGTCCCGACCTGCACCGATCCGTAACATCGAAGCTGGAGACGATGTGTCAGAACGGAATGGCCAATGCGATCAGCATCGAGGCTCGTGAAAGTTCTCGTGACCCCGGACGGCGCGGTCAGCGCCGGGAGAGCGCCTGA
- a CDS encoding helix-turn-helix transcriptional regulator: MMQIELSNAKPWTDCSPSGRLLRPVEVFERTGLSRSQVYAMIAEGTFPPFLKLSKRASAMPEAWVDCFVEARARSAIAEAKSA, from the coding sequence ATGATGCAGATCGAACTATCCAATGCCAAACCCTGGACCGACTGTAGTCCGTCTGGGCGCCTTCTCCGTCCCGTGGAAGTTTTCGAGCGGACTGGGCTGAGCCGTTCCCAGGTTTATGCGATGATCGCGGAGGGTACGTTTCCGCCGTTTCTCAAGCTGTCCAAGCGGGCGTCCGCGATGCCCGAAGCCTGGGTAGATTGTTTTGTCGAGGCGCGCGCCCGTAGCGCTATTGCTGAAGCTAAGTCCGCCTAG
- a CDS encoding NAD-dependent epimerase/dehydratase family protein, whose translation MSKTAVVFGGAGFIGTHLLQRLALSGHYESLISADIGEPRWRVEGVDYRIRSVCDPITLDLPGQVDEIYNLAAVHTTPGHEDWEYYWANVLGATHVCDFARRVGCDTIVFTSSIAVYGPTEDPLDEDSELKPESAYGKSKFCAEQIHHQWQRESRDRRKLVTVRPAVIYGREERGNFTRMARMLAKKRFAFPGRTDTIKSCGYVKDLVGSFGFALEREEQTITYNFALPERHTAEDIAETFAEVGGYEPAKRVIPLRLMLIAAWGFEVLNALGLKTSINRPRIMKLNRSTNVVPKRLQELGFKYQYPLKRSLEDWKAESTAADFD comes from the coding sequence GTGAGTAAAACAGCTGTGGTGTTCGGTGGGGCAGGGTTCATTGGGACGCACCTCCTGCAACGGCTTGCACTCTCTGGTCACTATGAAAGCCTCATCTCCGCCGACATCGGCGAACCGCGCTGGCGAGTAGAGGGTGTGGACTACCGAATCCGTTCCGTCTGTGACCCAATCACCCTCGATCTCCCTGGCCAAGTCGACGAGATCTACAACCTCGCCGCGGTCCACACGACACCTGGCCACGAGGATTGGGAGTACTACTGGGCCAACGTCCTGGGTGCGACCCACGTCTGCGACTTTGCCCGGCGAGTTGGCTGCGACACCATCGTCTTTACCAGCTCAATCGCGGTTTATGGCCCAACGGAGGATCCGCTCGACGAGGACTCCGAGCTGAAGCCTGAGAGCGCCTACGGCAAGTCGAAGTTCTGCGCAGAGCAGATTCATCACCAATGGCAGCGTGAGTCGCGCGACCGGCGCAAGCTGGTCACGGTGCGGCCGGCGGTGATTTACGGCCGTGAGGAACGGGGCAACTTCACCCGGATGGCACGGATGCTGGCGAAGAAACGGTTCGCCTTCCCCGGGCGCACCGACACGATCAAGTCCTGCGGCTACGTGAAGGACCTGGTCGGGAGCTTCGGCTTCGCGCTGGAGCGCGAGGAGCAGACCATCACTTACAACTTTGCCCTGCCGGAACGGCACACGGCCGAGGACATCGCCGAGACCTTCGCGGAGGTCGGCGGGTACGAACCGGCAAAGCGAGTGATTCCCCTGCGATTGATGCTCATTGCCGCCTGGGGCTTCGAAGTGCTGAATGCACTCGGGTTGAAGACCTCGATCAACCGGCCTCGGATCATGAAGCTGAATCGATCGACCAATGTCGTTCCAAAACGGCTTCAGGAGCTTGGATTCAAATACCAATATCCATTGAAGCGCTCTTTGGAGGACTGGAAAGCCGAAAGCACTGCGGCCGATTTCGACTGA
- the uxuA gene encoding mannonate dehydratase has protein sequence MKQTWRWFGPRDLVSIDDTLQAGVQGIVSALHHVPTGAVWTPEEIAKRQREIGTMKDGAPSGLGWDVVESLPVSEDIKKQQGDWRSHIANYITSLEHLAGAGIEVICYNFMPVLDWTRTDLAWRLPNGATCMRFDLTDFAAFDLHILARPGAAEDYDEALRDAAAKAFAEMSEDRKAQLAKNVVFGLPGAAENFSLEDVRAHLAEYAAMTEDTLRKHLLDFLAEVVPTAERLGLRMCCHPDDPPVPLLGLPRIMSTEVHYRKLVEGVDSPANGITLCSGSLGARPDNDLPGMMERLGDRVHFLHLRNVKRETADIRGDFHEAEHLGGDTDMVALVEAALKEEAKRKAAGRADWSIPFRPDHGQDILDDLGRSAQPGYPSIGRLKGLAELRGIIAALGPRVAA, from the coding sequence ATGAAACAGACCTGGCGGTGGTTCGGCCCCCGTGACCTCGTATCCATCGACGACACGCTTCAGGCGGGGGTGCAGGGCATCGTCTCGGCGCTGCATCACGTGCCGACCGGCGCGGTCTGGACGCCTGAGGAAATTGCCAAGCGGCAACGCGAGATCGGCACCATGAAGGATGGCGCGCCCTCCGGCCTCGGCTGGGACGTGGTCGAGAGCCTGCCGGTCTCGGAAGACATCAAGAAGCAGCAGGGCGACTGGCGCAGCCACATCGCCAATTACATCACCAGCCTCGAGCACCTCGCCGGTGCCGGCATCGAGGTGATCTGCTACAACTTCATGCCGGTGCTGGACTGGACCCGCACCGACCTTGCCTGGCGGCTGCCAAACGGCGCCACCTGCATGCGCTTCGACCTCACCGATTTTGCCGCCTTCGACCTGCACATCCTCGCCCGCCCGGGCGCGGCGGAGGATTATGACGAGGCTCTCCGTGATGCCGCCGCGAAAGCCTTCGCCGAAATGTCCGAGGACCGGAAAGCGCAACTCGCCAAGAACGTCGTCTTCGGCCTGCCCGGCGCGGCGGAGAACTTCTCGCTCGAGGATGTACGCGCCCACCTCGCCGAATACGCCGCGATGACCGAGGACACCCTGCGCAAGCACCTGCTCGACTTCCTCGCCGAGGTCGTCCCCACCGCCGAGCGCCTCGGCCTGCGCATGTGCTGCCACCCCGACGATCCGCCCGTGCCGCTCCTCGGCCTTCCCCGGATCATGTCGACGGAAGTGCACTACCGAAAGCTGGTCGAGGGCGTCGACAGCCCCGCCAACGGCATCACCCTCTGCTCCGGCTCGCTCGGCGCCCGGCCCGACAACGACCTGCCCGGCATGATGGAGCGACTGGGCGACCGCGTGCATTTCCTGCACCTGCGCAACGTGAAGCGCGAGACGGCGGATATTCGCGGCGACTTCCACGAGGCCGAGCATCTCGGCGGCGACACCGACATGGTGGCCCTCGTCGAGGCCGCTCTGAAAGAGGAGGCCAAGCGAAAGGCCGCCGGCCGCGCCGACTGGTCCATCCCCTTCCGCCCCGACCACGGGCAGGACATCCTCGACGACCTCGGGCGCAGCGCCCAGCCGGGCTACCCCTCCATCGGGCGACTCAAGGGGTTGGCCGAGCTGCGCGGCATCATCGCCGCCCTCGGGCCCCGGGTGGCAGCATGA